In a genomic window of Halobiforma lacisalsi AJ5:
- a CDS encoding ABC transporter permease subunit, which produces MATETPPTDADSAGTGAGGSEGPESAAGESGRAGLKANAKWYIVSYPMFWLGLIFLVPLGMLFVFSFYVNIPGGRYEAGLTLENYVRFLTTRLYLRQLWLTIEISLVTAALSLLLGYPIAYYLAQMKRAWLRSVLLITIISSLWVTYVIRAYAWQVILASGGILSSIGVSLGLLSEPQSFYPGYWGLIVGMVYVFLPFMILTLYSSIRNIDGELLEASKNLGAGPTRTFRRVTLPLSKNGIMSGSSLVFILALGSYVLPRLLGSSAERTLPVLIEQQIMAEANYPFGAAMSIGLIVVVVAFLWVLVQFTNLTTASLGGSEPAATDGGTTTATAPSSGVFGRLRNGLGSLAGILGLTRAAAGIGSAVDVVDPRTRERVLSVVSKAYATAVMVFIAAPLAIIVAVSITPEQFLTFPPGGFSLQWYVEFFTDPDWVLALVNSLGIAAAVALLSTTIGGSLAFALDRFDYRLGAIFGTFGVLPILVPPVIVGVAFLVFFLELGLAGSRLSIIVAHGIFYAPFPFILISQGLGEIDRSYEEAAMNLGASPRRTIRTVTYPLLRANVVSGALFAFILSLNEYIIAWLLSLFLVETIPIQIFNSLRYGYSPTIAAASVVFIALTVIVMTSIDRMSGGIWE; this is translated from the coding sequence ATGGCGACGGAAACACCACCGACGGACGCCGATAGCGCGGGCACGGGTGCGGGCGGCTCCGAGGGGCCGGAGTCGGCGGCCGGCGAGTCCGGCCGCGCCGGCCTGAAGGCCAACGCGAAGTGGTACATCGTCTCGTACCCGATGTTCTGGCTGGGGCTGATCTTCCTCGTCCCGCTGGGGATGCTGTTCGTGTTCAGTTTCTACGTGAACATCCCCGGTGGCCGGTACGAGGCCGGCCTCACGCTCGAGAACTACGTCCGGTTCCTGACTACCCGACTCTACCTCCGCCAGCTGTGGCTGACGATCGAGATCTCGCTGGTCACGGCGGCGCTGTCCTTGCTGCTCGGGTATCCCATCGCGTACTACCTCGCGCAGATGAAGCGGGCGTGGCTGCGCAGCGTGCTGTTGATCACGATCATCTCCTCGCTGTGGGTGACGTACGTCATTCGCGCCTACGCGTGGCAGGTGATCCTCGCCTCGGGCGGTATCCTGAGTTCGATCGGGGTCTCACTGGGACTTCTGTCCGAACCCCAGTCGTTCTACCCCGGCTACTGGGGGCTGATCGTCGGCATGGTGTACGTCTTCCTGCCGTTCATGATCCTCACCCTCTACAGTAGCATCCGCAACATCGACGGCGAGTTGCTCGAGGCTTCGAAGAACCTCGGTGCGGGCCCGACCAGGACGTTTCGCCGCGTGACGCTCCCGCTGTCGAAAAACGGAATCATGAGCGGCTCGTCGCTCGTGTTCATCCTGGCGCTTGGCTCGTACGTCCTGCCGCGGCTGCTCGGGAGTTCCGCCGAACGGACCCTGCCCGTGCTGATCGAACAACAGATCATGGCCGAGGCGAACTACCCCTTCGGCGCCGCCATGAGCATCGGCCTGATCGTCGTCGTCGTCGCCTTCCTGTGGGTGTTGGTCCAGTTTACGAACCTCACGACGGCGAGCCTCGGCGGCTCGGAACCGGCCGCGACCGACGGCGGAACGACGACCGCGACGGCCCCCTCGAGCGGCGTCTTCGGCCGACTCCGGAACGGGCTCGGCTCGCTCGCCGGGATCCTCGGCCTGACTCGCGCCGCCGCTGGGATCGGCTCGGCCGTCGACGTGGTCGACCCGCGGACCCGGGAACGAGTCCTCTCGGTCGTTAGCAAGGCCTACGCGACGGCAGTGATGGTGTTCATCGCCGCGCCGCTTGCCATCATCGTCGCGGTCTCGATCACCCCCGAGCAGTTCCTCACGTTCCCGCCCGGCGGGTTCTCGCTGCAATGGTACGTCGAGTTCTTCACCGATCCCGACTGGGTGCTGGCGCTCGTCAACAGCCTCGGGATCGCCGCCGCCGTCGCGCTGCTGAGCACGACGATCGGTGGCAGCCTGGCGTTCGCGCTCGACCGCTTCGACTACCGGCTGGGAGCGATCTTCGGCACGTTCGGCGTCCTGCCGATCCTCGTGCCGCCGGTGATCGTCGGGGTCGCGTTCCTCGTGTTCTTCCTGGAACTCGGGCTCGCTGGCTCCCGGTTGAGTATCATCGTCGCCCACGGGATCTTCTACGCACCGTTCCCGTTCATCCTGATCTCACAGGGGCTCGGCGAGATCGACCGGAGTTACGAGGAGGCCGCGATGAACCTGGGTGCGTCGCCCCGCCGGACGATCCGGACGGTCACGTACCCGCTGTTGCGGGCAAACGTCGTCTCCGGGGCCCTGTTCGCGTTCATCCTCTCGCTGAACGAGTACATCATCGCGTGGCTCCTGTCGCTGTTCTTAGTCGAGACGATCCCGATCCAGATCTTCAACTCGCTGCGGTACGGTTACTCGCCGACGATCGCGGCCGCGAGCGTGGTCTTCATCGCGTTGACCGTCATCGTGATGACCTCGATCGACCGCATGTCCGGGGGGATCTGGGAGTGA